One genomic segment of Rivularia sp. PCC 7116 includes these proteins:
- a CDS encoding YdiU family protein, whose amino-acid sequence MSYPSKLSVEPCVTTFDEFVQLADYSLMDTLNADPDATIDGDDRRARQVFSGHFVPVTPTPLAEPEYVAHSSTFFKELGLSSELALDEKFRSCFSGDISAARSPMRQVGWATGYALSIYGTEYTQQCPFGTGNGYGDGRAISIFEGIINGQRWEMQLKGGGPTPYCRGADGRAVLRSSVREFLAQEYMQSLGVPTSRSLTLYVSFSETVTRPWYSQDSHDLEPDILVDNPVAISTRVAPSFLRVGQLELFARRARSNAHPKALEELSMIVLHLIEREYKSDINQNLGFADQLVELAKLFRQRLTSLVANWLRVGYCQGNFNSDNCAAGGFTLDYGPFGFCEIFDPWFQPWTGGGKKFSFFNQPGAAEANYYMFWKAVRPLLAEEDAGALEQFEQLGRGFSEAMQKQVQKMWAAKLGLTEFNPELFKKLMQLMTHEDVDYTIFFRELSHIPDDVSALKKSFYGKTSQQLDEQWQSWLKSWRSLLPDGNLTEISTSMKQTNPKYTWREWLIVPAYQQAMQGDYTLVKELQEVLNYPYDEQSQDVEDKYYRLRPSALEDVGGVSHYSCSS is encoded by the coding sequence ATGTCATATCCATCTAAACTATCTGTTGAGCCCTGCGTAACAACCTTCGATGAGTTTGTGCAATTGGCGGATTATTCTCTGATGGACACCTTAAATGCCGATCCTGATGCCACGATCGATGGTGATGATCGCCGTGCCCGCCAGGTTTTTTCTGGTCATTTTGTACCTGTGACACCCACACCGCTTGCAGAACCAGAATATGTAGCCCATAGCAGCACTTTTTTTAAGGAACTTGGGTTGAGCTCGGAGCTGGCGCTTGATGAAAAATTTCGCTCCTGTTTTTCTGGTGATATCTCTGCTGCGCGCTCTCCTATGCGTCAGGTTGGCTGGGCGACGGGTTATGCACTGTCAATTTATGGCACCGAATATACCCAACAATGTCCATTCGGTACGGGTAATGGTTATGGCGATGGTCGGGCGATATCTATATTTGAAGGAATAATCAATGGCCAGCGCTGGGAAATGCAATTGAAAGGTGGTGGCCCAACACCTTATTGCCGTGGTGCCGACGGGCGTGCAGTACTACGTTCAAGTGTACGTGAGTTTCTAGCGCAAGAATATATGCAGTCCTTAGGTGTTCCAACATCGCGCTCTTTGACACTGTATGTTTCATTTTCTGAGACCGTTACCCGACCTTGGTATTCTCAAGACTCCCACGACCTTGAGCCTGATATTTTGGTGGACAATCCCGTGGCCATTTCAACTCGCGTTGCACCCTCCTTTTTGCGTGTTGGTCAGCTAGAGTTATTTGCCCGCCGCGCTCGCAGCAATGCTCATCCAAAAGCATTAGAAGAACTGAGCATGATAGTGTTGCATTTAATTGAGCGAGAATACAAAAGCGACATTAATCAAAACCTTGGTTTTGCAGATCAATTGGTTGAGTTGGCTAAGCTATTTCGCCAGCGTCTTACTTCACTGGTGGCCAATTGGCTACGTGTTGGTTATTGCCAGGGTAATTTTAATAGTGACAACTGCGCCGCTGGTGGCTTTACCCTCGACTATGGGCCATTTGGGTTTTGTGAAATTTTTGACCCTTGGTTTCAACCTTGGACTGGCGGCGGCAAAAAGTTTTCATTCTTCAATCAGCCAGGAGCAGCAGAAGCGAATTATTATATGTTTTGGAAAGCTGTGAGACCGTTACTGGCAGAAGAAGATGCTGGAGCTTTAGAACAGTTTGAGCAATTAGGCCGTGGCTTTTCAGAAGCCATGCAAAAACAAGTCCAAAAAATGTGGGCGGCCAAACTTGGCTTAACTGAATTTAACCCAGAGCTATTTAAGAAATTAATGCAGCTAATGACACACGAGGATGTGGATTACACCATTTTCTTCCGCGAGTTATCCCACATACCAGACGATGTCTCAGCATTGAAAAAGAGCTTCTATGGTAAAACGTCACAACAACTCGATGAACAATGGCAATCTTGGCTAAAAAGCTGGCGCAGCCTCCTGCCCGACGGTAATTTGACTGAGATATCAACTTCGATGAAACAGACTAATCCAAAATACACATGGCGAGAGTGGTTGATTGTCCCTGCCTATCAACAAGCCATGCAGGGTGACTACACGTTAGTTAAAGAGTTGCAAGAAGTACTAAACTATCCATATGATGAGCAATCACAAGACGTAGAAGATAAATACTATCGTCTAAGACCTAGCGCGTTAGAAGACGTTGGTGGCGTGTCGCACTATAGTTGTTCATCTTGA
- a CDS encoding class II glutamine amidotransferase — protein MCQLLGMNCNVPTDICFSFEGFSARGGKTDDHKDGWGIAFFEGKGCRIFMDAQSSVNSQIADFVRRYPIHSTHVIAHIRKATQGEIILENCHPFRRELWGRHWVFAHNGDLKDFDLPFMDFYEPVGTTDSEKAFCLILESLRQQFPMVKPPLEPLLAVLKKITSRIAKHGTFNYLLTDGEHFFAYSSTKLCYIVRKAPFAAAHLIDEDVTVDFNELTRPKDRVAVIATTPLTDNEVWTQIQPGELITFLDGEPVAELGVRS, from the coding sequence ATGTGTCAACTTCTGGGAATGAATTGCAACGTACCGACTGATATTTGCTTTTCTTTTGAAGGCTTTTCGGCTCGGGGAGGTAAAACTGACGATCATAAAGATGGTTGGGGTATTGCTTTTTTTGAAGGAAAGGGTTGTCGTATATTTATGGATGCTCAGTCTTCGGTTAATTCCCAAATTGCGGATTTTGTGCGTCGCTATCCGATTCATTCGACTCATGTAATAGCCCATATTCGTAAAGCAACTCAAGGTGAAATTATTCTCGAAAATTGCCACCCTTTTCGTAGGGAATTATGGGGGAGACATTGGGTTTTTGCTCATAATGGGGATTTGAAAGATTTTGATTTGCCTTTTATGGATTTTTACGAACCTGTAGGTACTACCGACAGTGAAAAAGCTTTCTGTTTAATTTTAGAAAGTTTAAGACAACAATTTCCAATGGTAAAACCACCTTTAGAGCCGTTGCTAGCAGTTCTGAAAAAAATTACTAGTAGAATTGCCAAACACGGTACATTTAATTATTTATTAACTGATGGCGAACACTTTTTTGCTTATAGTTCAACTAAGCTTTGCTATATAGTTCGGAAAGCGCCTTTTGCTGCTGCTCATTTAATTGATGAAGATGTAACGGTGGACTTTAACGAATTAACTCGTCCTAAAGATAGGGTAGCCGTCATTGCTACTACTCCCCTCACCGATAACGAAGTTTGGACGCAAATTCAACCGGGAGAATTAATCACATTTCTTGATGGAGAACCTGTAGCGGAGTTAGGAGTTAGGAGTTAG
- the mtnB gene encoding methylthioribulose 1-phosphate dehydratase encodes MQSTTLADSRFKLINAASSFYQQGWMVGTAGNLSTRLPDGSFWITASGCSKGELTLTDFVRIYPDGRVECLANVKPSAETSIHQCIYTLFPQAKACYHVHSVEANLVSNLAEAGKLPLPSLEMLKGLGIWEENPCCLMPVFHNYLKVDRIADEITERFKTNPPKISALLIRNHGVTVWGKSTEEARNYIEILEYIFRYMVAARQMQGKRLGDK; translated from the coding sequence ATGCAAAGTACAACTTTAGCTGACTCTCGTTTTAAGTTAATTAATGCTGCATCTAGCTTTTACCAACAGGGTTGGATGGTGGGAACTGCGGGAAATCTTTCAACTCGCTTACCCGACGGTAGCTTTTGGATTACAGCCAGTGGATGCTCTAAGGGAGAATTAACGCTTACTGATTTTGTTCGTATTTACCCAGATGGAAGGGTAGAATGTTTGGCTAATGTAAAACCATCGGCAGAAACATCAATTCATCAATGTATTTATACTTTGTTCCCACAAGCAAAAGCTTGCTATCACGTTCATTCAGTTGAAGCAAATTTAGTTTCTAACTTGGCTGAAGCAGGTAAATTGCCTTTACCATCATTAGAAATGCTTAAAGGATTGGGAATTTGGGAAGAAAATCCTTGTTGTTTGATGCCTGTTTTTCACAATTATCTCAAAGTTGATCGTATAGCAGATGAAATTACAGAACGTTTCAAAACTAATCCTCCTAAAATATCAGCTTTATTAATTCGCAATCACGGCGTAACCGTTTGGGGCAAATCCACGGAAGAAGCACGTAACTATATTGAAATACTTGAGTACATTTTCCGCTACATGGTAGCAGCACGACAGATGCAGGGAAAAAGATTGGGAGATAAATAA
- a CDS encoding HAD-IB family phosphatase — MQRIVFCDFDGTITAEETFVAVLKHFAPEVSQKLIPQMYAKQITLRQGVKQILESIPSSCYQEMMDYVRDKPIRPGFVEFLSFLRLHDVPIVIVSGGLRNIIEVVLGDLLEQIDGYHAVDVDRNGEYLRVDSKFEQGDELVAKVQVMEKYPADEKIAIGDSLTDLNMSLQVPMVFARDRLAQYLEEHSKPYILWNDFIDIRDRLADLWK, encoded by the coding sequence ATGCAGCGAATTGTCTTTTGTGATTTTGACGGAACTATCACTGCGGAAGAAACTTTTGTTGCGGTGTTGAAACATTTTGCTCCGGAGGTTTCCCAAAAGCTGATTCCTCAAATGTATGCAAAACAAATAACCTTGCGGCAAGGAGTGAAGCAGATTCTGGAATCTATTCCGTCTTCTTGTTATCAAGAAATGATGGATTATGTTCGCGATAAGCCGATACGTCCGGGATTTGTGGAATTTTTGAGTTTTTTACGACTTCATGATGTTCCTATAGTTATCGTTTCGGGGGGACTGCGAAATATTATAGAAGTTGTTTTGGGAGATTTGCTCGAACAAATTGATGGTTATCATGCTGTTGACGTGGATAGAAATGGCGAATACTTACGGGTAGATTCCAAATTTGAACAAGGTGATGAATTAGTTGCCAAAGTTCAAGTGATGGAAAAGTATCCAGCTGATGAGAAGATTGCTATAGGTGATTCGTTAACCGATTTAAATATGTCGTTACAAGTACCAATGGTATTTGCTCGCGACCGTTTAGCACAGTATCTAGAAGAACATTCTAAACCGTATATTCTCTGGAATGACTTTATCGATATACGCGATCGCCTAGCAGATTTGTGGAAGTAA
- a CDS encoding acireductone dioxygenase → MAILKLEDGTVYTDLQSISQELAPLNVQLDYWAIGEDGQINQKLTKASLDDSEKEEVLKGLDKYFEQLKQEAGYQERDLIVLHPEIPNLDDMLKKFDSIHTHADDEVRYIVDGEGIFGFVRPDGSQVELTIQPQEYINVPAGCEHWFYLTPARRIKAVRYFIGKEGWVPEYTGREKVIGNW, encoded by the coding sequence ATGGCAATTCTGAAATTAGAAGATGGTACAGTTTATACAGATTTGCAATCTATTAGCCAAGAATTAGCCCCATTAAACGTTCAACTTGATTATTGGGCGATTGGAGAAGATGGGCAGATAAATCAAAAGCTGACAAAAGCAAGTTTGGATGATAGTGAAAAAGAAGAAGTATTGAAAGGTTTAGATAAGTATTTCGAGCAGCTAAAGCAAGAAGCAGGCTATCAAGAAAGGGACTTGATAGTTTTGCATCCGGAAATACCAAATTTAGATGACATGTTGAAAAAATTTGATAGCATACACACTCATGCAGATGATGAAGTACGCTACATCGTAGATGGAGAAGGAATTTTCGGTTTTGTGCGTCCCGACGGCAGCCAAGTAGAACTAACAATACAGCCACAAGAATACATTAACGTTCCTGCCGGTTGCGAGCATTGGTTTTATTTAACACCTGCACGTCGGATTAAAGCAGTGCGTTATTTCATTGGTAAGGAAGGCTGGGTTCCTGAATATACGGGAAGGGAAAAGGTAATTGGTAATTGGTAA
- a CDS encoding YdcF family protein, with amino-acid sequence MLDPALCHRPVSQWLQVKSAFADWLMTPILVVLPLLFLIFLPWIAPRFRWKRLWSGFGVLLLVTYFSAQFPLTTAVANKGLVAFVPPDKGQTADAIVVLGRGGAFRDSRVKVAANLWESQRAPVIFASGSGDGTEIVNKLKRQGVPSEALNEEHCSRTTKENALFTASMLMPQGIKKIILVTDPPHMLRSLLTFRNVGFEVIPHQSPVPHLTQSRKAMMMIYEYMGLVKYGLGGRLAPQNMAQQEQTQFVSQRLEVKG; translated from the coding sequence ATGCTTGATCCAGCTTTATGTCATCGCCCTGTTAGTCAATGGCTCCAAGTCAAATCAGCGTTCGCCGATTGGCTAATGACTCCGATTTTAGTAGTATTGCCACTATTATTTTTAATTTTCCTACCTTGGATTGCTCCTCGGTTTCGTTGGAAACGTTTGTGGAGTGGTTTCGGGGTTTTACTATTAGTAACTTATTTTAGCGCTCAATTTCCTTTAACAACCGCTGTTGCCAACAAGGGTTTAGTTGCATTTGTTCCCCCAGACAAAGGACAAACCGCCGATGCGATTGTAGTCTTAGGGCGTGGGGGAGCTTTTAGAGATTCGAGAGTTAAAGTTGCCGCCAATCTTTGGGAATCTCAAAGAGCACCTGTAATCTTCGCTAGCGGCTCCGGTGACGGAACCGAAATAGTTAACAAATTAAAACGTCAAGGTGTACCCTCAGAAGCTCTTAACGAAGAACACTGTTCGAGAACTACCAAAGAAAACGCTTTGTTTACAGCTTCTATGTTGATGCCTCAAGGAATCAAAAAAATTATCTTAGTTACAGATCCCCCACACATGCTGCGATCGCTCTTAACATTCCGCAATGTGGGATTTGAAGTGATTCCGCACCAAAGCCCAGTACCCCATCTCACTCAAAGCAGAAAAGCAATGATGATGATTTATGAGTATATGGGCTTAGTGAAATATGGATTGGGAGGAAGATTAGCCCCTCAAAACATGGCTCAACAAGAACAAACACAATTTGTAAGTCAAAGGTTAGAGGTTAAAGGTTAA
- a CDS encoding FAD-binding domain-containing protein, with amino-acid sequence MSDLILFWHRRDLRISDNTGIAAALKKTHKVVGVFCLDPNILKGDDVAAVRVTYMIGCLQKLQERYAQMGSQLLILWDNPVVAIAKLAKALNSKAVFWNWDVEPYSQQRDADVIDALQEQGIEYLEKNWDQILKTPEEIRTGSDKPYTVYTPFWKNWISKPKDSPVKIADKFEGLTAEEKEAAIKAGTVELPTAKDLGFHWDGELIIEPGEEAAKDRLEEFCYSNINEYQEQRNFPAIDGTSRLSAALKFGVIGIRTVWEATEEALENSRSDELENNIRTWQKEIAWREFYQHAMYHFPELASGAYRDAFKNFPWEDNDEHFQAWCEGKTGYPIVDAAMRQLNQIGWMHNRCRMIVASFLTKDLLLNPQLGEKYFMQRLIDGDLSANNGGWQWSASSGMDPKPVRIFNPASQAQKFDAEGEYIRQWVPELSSMDAEYLVTGKITPLERQAVGYPEPIVEHKKQQRAFKEMYKTQKDKIASLG; translated from the coding sequence ATGTCCGATTTAATTTTGTTTTGGCATCGTCGCGATTTACGGATTTCTGATAATACTGGAATAGCCGCAGCATTGAAAAAAACTCATAAGGTAGTGGGTGTTTTCTGTCTCGATCCCAATATTCTCAAAGGGGACGATGTTGCAGCGGTAAGGGTAACTTATATGATTGGCTGTTTGCAGAAGCTGCAAGAAAGATATGCTCAAATGGGTAGCCAATTATTAATACTTTGGGACAATCCGGTTGTAGCAATTGCGAAGTTAGCAAAAGCTTTGAATTCCAAAGCTGTATTTTGGAATTGGGATGTGGAACCATATTCTCAACAGCGAGATGCAGATGTGATTGATGCGCTGCAAGAGCAAGGTATTGAATATTTAGAAAAGAATTGGGATCAAATTCTCAAAACACCAGAAGAAATTCGTACAGGTTCCGATAAACCTTATACAGTTTATACACCTTTTTGGAAAAATTGGATTAGTAAACCTAAAGACTCTCCGGTAAAAATAGCCGATAAATTTGAAGGATTAACAGCAGAAGAAAAAGAAGCAGCAATTAAAGCCGGAACGGTTGAATTACCCACAGCGAAAGATTTAGGATTTCATTGGGATGGAGAATTAATTATTGAACCTGGGGAAGAAGCAGCAAAAGATAGGTTAGAAGAATTTTGCTATAGCAATATTAATGAATATCAAGAACAAAGAAACTTTCCTGCAATTGACGGTACATCAAGGTTAAGTGCGGCTTTGAAATTTGGTGTAATTGGTATTCGTACCGTATGGGAAGCCACCGAAGAAGCTTTAGAAAATAGTCGCAGCGATGAATTAGAAAATAATATCCGTACTTGGCAAAAAGAAATAGCTTGGAGAGAATTTTATCAACACGCAATGTATCACTTCCCAGAATTAGCATCAGGAGCTTATCGCGATGCTTTCAAGAATTTTCCTTGGGAAGATAACGATGAACATTTTCAAGCTTGGTGTGAAGGAAAAACCGGATATCCCATAGTTGATGCAGCAATGCGACAATTAAATCAAATTGGTTGGATGCACAATCGCTGTCGGATGATTGTTGCTAGTTTTCTTACAAAAGATTTGCTATTAAATCCTCAATTAGGTGAAAAATACTTTATGCAAAGACTAATTGATGGGGATTTATCTGCTAATAATGGTGGTTGGCAGTGGAGTGCTTCTAGTGGAATGGACCCCAAACCAGTAAGGATTTTTAATCCAGCATCTCAAGCACAGAAATTTGATGCAGAAGGTGAATATATTCGGCAATGGGTACCAGAATTAAGTTCAATGGATGCCGAGTATTTAGTAACAGGAAAAATTACACCTTTAGAACGTCAAGCTGTTGGTTATCCAGAGCCAATTGTAGAACACAAAAAGCAGCAAAGAGCGTTTAAGGAAATGTATAAAACTCAAAAAGATAAAATTGCAAGTTTAGGTTAA
- a CDS encoding peptidoglycan-binding protein has translation MPNTFVILKQGSTGPDVIRLQEDLQRLNYYSGAIDGNFGPITKQAVIEFQQARGLTADGIVGENTRSEINRILCYSFPINQWRRMSEEEEIKEIKSLINDRTAVAALNQVALENFVGYDCTRRFYVHEELYGVYSLMRVKCSTPRGNSAAIGYDEIRVIFNRFEGHIEGFDIERVSEETGLPIIQLPED, from the coding sequence ATGCCAAATACTTTCGTAATCCTAAAACAAGGCTCAACAGGTCCAGATGTAATTAGATTACAAGAGGACTTACAACGGCTTAATTATTATTCTGGTGCAATAGATGGTAATTTTGGACCAATAACAAAACAAGCTGTAATTGAATTTCAACAGGCTCGTGGATTAACTGCTGACGGAATCGTTGGTGAAAATACACGCTCAGAAATAAATCGAATACTTTGCTATTCTTTTCCGATAAATCAATGGCGACGGATGAGTGAGGAGGAGGAAATTAAGGAAATTAAATCGTTAATTAACGATCGCACGGCTGTAGCTGCATTAAATCAGGTAGCTTTGGAAAATTTTGTTGGTTATGATTGTACCCGCCGTTTTTATGTTCATGAAGAATTATATGGCGTATATAGTCTAATGCGTGTGAAATGCAGTACACCAAGGGGGAATTCTGCGGCGATTGGTTATGATGAAATTCGAGTAATATTTAATCGCTTTGAAGGTCATATTGAAGGTTTTGATATAGAACGTGTTTCTGAAGAAACTGGTCTTCCTATAATCCAATTACCTGAAGATTAA
- the ftsH gene encoding ATP-dependent zinc metalloprotease FtsH yields MQIENDRYPNPQKQGNFGGCLLTIIILFLFLGFFPLFNYPSKTEVPYSQFRNQVREGKVGKVIVKENKVEYFLKTDLNKAKKSKSGRLIPPEKSYVTVPLPKDQTLPQLLEDNKVEFGVRPDSGGNWIFTALGWFIPPFLIFLIVIWFANRVQSGGDASNPLNAGKSKARVYLGDANGVKVTFADVAGIDEAKAELEEIIDFLKNPDRYTQLGAKIPKGVLLIGPPGTGKTLLAKAVAGEAGVPFINVSGSEFMEMFVGVGAARVRDLFNQAKQLSPCIVFIDELDALGKSRGGSGVFASSNEEREQTLDQMLTQMDGFEANTGIIIIAATNRPEILDKALLRPGRFDRQVVVDRPDKLGRLAILKVHTQNIKLQADIDLSIIAGRTPGFAGADLANLVNEAALLAARNHREAVTIADFNEALERVIAGLEKKSRVLNAVEKKIVAYHECGHAIVGALVSGQVEKISIVPRGVGALGYTLQLPEEDRFLMLESEVRGRITTLLGGRSAEEVVFGEVSTGASDDIQKATDLAEQAVTMYGMSQNLGPIALEKAQSSFLDGSPNSRRSVSSVVAAAIDREVREMIENAHHQAILILKTNRDLLEEMAQYLLEHEVLEGDVLYSFLNRVQAS; encoded by the coding sequence ATGCAAATTGAAAATGATAGATACCCAAATCCTCAAAAACAAGGAAACTTTGGTGGATGTTTGCTTACAATTATAATATTGTTTTTATTTTTAGGTTTTTTCCCTTTATTTAATTATCCGAGTAAAACAGAGGTGCCTTACAGTCAATTTCGCAATCAAGTAAGGGAAGGAAAAGTCGGTAAAGTTATAGTCAAAGAAAATAAAGTAGAATACTTTCTTAAAACTGATTTAAATAAAGCTAAAAAATCTAAGTCCGGTAGATTAATTCCTCCGGAAAAATCTTATGTAACCGTTCCTTTGCCAAAAGACCAAACTTTACCTCAATTGCTCGAAGATAACAAGGTAGAATTTGGAGTCCGCCCAGATAGTGGTGGAAACTGGATATTTACAGCTTTAGGTTGGTTTATTCCACCATTTTTAATCTTTTTGATAGTCATTTGGTTTGCTAATCGCGTTCAAAGTGGAGGGGATGCTTCCAATCCTTTGAATGCTGGTAAAAGTAAAGCTAGAGTTTACCTTGGAGATGCAAACGGAGTAAAAGTTACCTTTGCTGATGTTGCCGGGATTGATGAAGCTAAAGCAGAATTAGAGGAAATAATAGACTTTCTCAAAAATCCCGATAGATACACTCAACTAGGAGCAAAAATTCCTAAAGGAGTTTTATTAATTGGACCGCCAGGAACTGGTAAAACTCTTCTCGCTAAAGCTGTCGCAGGGGAAGCTGGAGTTCCATTTATTAACGTTTCCGGTTCTGAATTCATGGAGATGTTCGTCGGGGTAGGTGCTGCCAGAGTTCGAGATTTGTTTAACCAAGCAAAACAGTTGTCTCCCTGTATTGTATTCATCGATGAATTAGATGCTTTGGGTAAGTCCAGAGGTGGTTCTGGAGTGTTTGCTTCTAGTAATGAAGAACGCGAACAAACTCTAGATCAGATGTTAACCCAGATGGATGGTTTTGAAGCGAATACGGGAATAATTATCATCGCTGCAACCAACCGACCGGAAATATTAGATAAAGCTTTGCTGCGTCCGGGACGTTTCGACAGACAAGTAGTAGTAGATCGTCCAGATAAGCTGGGACGTTTGGCTATTTTAAAGGTGCATACGCAAAACATTAAGTTACAAGCAGATATTGACTTAAGTATAATTGCTGGACGTACACCTGGTTTTGCAGGTGCAGACCTAGCCAACTTAGTAAACGAAGCAGCATTATTAGCTGCCAGGAATCACCGAGAAGCAGTAACGATAGCAGACTTCAACGAAGCCTTAGAAAGGGTCATAGCTGGCTTAGAGAAAAAATCTCGGGTACTCAATGCAGTCGAAAAGAAAATCGTTGCTTATCATGAATGCGGTCATGCAATAGTCGGTGCATTAGTATCCGGTCAAGTGGAAAAAATATCTATTGTGCCTAGAGGAGTAGGTGCTTTGGGTTACACATTGCAACTACCGGAAGAAGACCGTTTCTTAATGTTAGAAAGTGAAGTTCGCGGCAGAATTACTACATTATTAGGCGGGCGTAGTGCTGAAGAAGTCGTTTTTGGCGAAGTTTCTACGGGCGCAAGCGACGATATTCAAAAAGCAACTGATTTAGCCGAACAAGCGGTTACAATGTACGGAATGAGCCAGAACCTAGGTCCAATTGCATTAGAAAAAGCCCAGTCTTCCTTTTTAGATGGTTCGCCAAATTCTCGTCGCTCTGTAAGCTCGGTAGTAGCAGCAGCCATCGATAGAGAAGTTCGAGAAATGATTGAAAATGCCCATCATCAAGCAATATTAATTCTCAAAACTAACCGCGACTTACTCGAAGAAATGGCTCAATATCTTTTAGAACATGAAGTACTCGAAGGAGATGTTTTATATTCGTTCTTGAACAGAGTACAAGCATCCTAA
- the dgt gene encoding dGTP triphosphohydrolase, which yields MMQWQQLLTRQRLGKTSPIDSESARTCFQRDYDRLVFSSPFRRLKDKTQVYSLSENDYLRTRLIHSIEVSCVGRSLGTIVGNEIIKRHNLKDYTPSDFGDIVSAASLAHDIGNPPFGHAGEDAIQGGFKNWYAATQITLNKIEETDFNLFEGNAQGFRIISNLEMQPRIGGMQLTCPTLAAFAKYPRESYIPENILNSYQGKSIAKYNFFQAEKELFAEVAQTVGLIRRSNKAAWWARHPLAFLMEAADDICYLIVDVEDGFRMRYISFASAKQLLNAIAQRSESDIKEQANTEEEEIKYLRARAISKLVKEVADIFLLKESEMLTGEFDIELLALSKYASVLDDTRAETQNRVIKHPDIVSTRIAGHQILDYLFNEFANAVLSKGDKAEFLQQIIPQQYLFSDRQDSYYKILQVTDFISGMTDSYATNLFKKLKGISL from the coding sequence ATGATGCAATGGCAACAACTTTTAACAAGACAAAGATTGGGTAAAACTAGTCCGATTGATTCTGAATCTGCACGCACTTGTTTTCAAAGAGATTATGACCGTTTAGTTTTTTCATCTCCTTTTCGTCGTTTAAAAGATAAAACCCAAGTTTATTCCCTATCAGAAAATGATTATTTACGTACAAGGTTAATTCATAGCATTGAAGTGTCCTGCGTCGGTCGCTCTTTAGGTACAATTGTTGGCAATGAAATTATTAAAAGACATAATCTAAAAGATTATACTCCTTCAGATTTCGGAGATATTGTTTCTGCTGCAAGTCTCGCTCATGACATCGGTAATCCTCCTTTTGGACATGCTGGGGAAGATGCGATTCAAGGCGGTTTTAAAAACTGGTATGCAGCCACACAAATTACTCTCAATAAAATTGAAGAAACTGACTTTAATTTATTTGAAGGTAATGCTCAAGGCTTCCGAATTATCAGCAATCTGGAAATGCAGCCCAGAATTGGGGGAATGCAGCTTACTTGCCCGACTTTAGCAGCTTTTGCAAAATATCCTAGAGAATCTTATATTCCCGAAAATATACTTAATAGCTATCAAGGTAAAAGTATAGCTAAATATAATTTTTTTCAAGCAGAAAAAGAGCTATTTGCTGAAGTTGCACAAACTGTAGGATTAATTCGTCGTAGCAACAAAGCTGCATGGTGGGCAAGACATCCTCTAGCTTTTTTAATGGAAGCTGCGGATGATATTTGCTATTTAATTGTAGATGTAGAAGATGGCTTCCGCATGAGATATATTTCTTTTGCGAGTGCCAAACAATTACTCAATGCTATTGCTCAACGTTCCGAATCTGATATTAAAGAACAAGCTAATACAGAGGAAGAAGAAATCAAATATTTACGCGCTCGCGCTATTAGCAAACTTGTAAAAGAGGTTGCCGATATTTTCTTATTAAAAGAGTCAGAAATGCTGACTGGTGAATTTGATATAGAATTGTTAGCTTTGAGTAAATATGCTTCCGTACTTGATGATACACGTGCGGAAACTCAAAATAGAGTGATCAAACATCCAGATATTGTTAGTACCCGTATTGCTGGACATCAAATTTTAGATTATTTGTTCAATGAATTTGCAAATGCCGTACTATCAAAAGGTGATAAAGCCGAATTCCTTCAGCAAATAATTCCCCAGCAGTATCTTTTTAGCGATCGCCAAGATTCGTATTATAAAATTCTGCAAGTCACGGATTTTATTTCCGGTATGACTGATTCCTACGCTACAAACTTGTTTAAGAAGCTGAAGGGAATTTCTTTGTAA